The genome window AAATCGCGGCCGAAGCGCCGGCTCCGCGCGGATGGCCGGAAAACAGCCAATTTTTGCGGCCCACGGCAAAGGGACGGGTGGCGTTCTCGGCCAGGTTGTTGTCCGGGCGCAGCCGGCCGTCTTCCAGGTAAACGCCCAGGTGGTCCCACTGTTTGAGGGCATAGCCGATGGCCTTGCCGAGCAGACTCTTTGGCGGGGTGGTGGCTGAGCGAGCATCAAGCAGCGCCTTGAGCTTGTCCAGGATCGGCCTGGACTTCTCGGCTCGCAAGGACTTGATCTGCTCGGGATCGAGCTTTTGCTTTTCGGCTTGGCGCTCCACGCCGTAAAGCTTGCCGATCAGATCCAGGACGGCATGGGCCGTGCCGCCTTTGGCCGTTTTCCCGGCGCTCTTTTCTATCTCGACGAACTTGCGCCGGACATGGGCCAGGCAGCCGAGATGGCGTAGGCCTTCCCGTTCGCCCAGAG of Desulfovibrio sp. TomC contains these proteins:
- the tnpC gene encoding IS66 family transposase, producing the protein SGPIVNMDETTVQVLAEPGRANTAKSFMWVARGGMPEKPVVLFRYHPTRAGSVAAEILGDFKGYLQTDGYSGYEALGEREGLRHLGCLAHVRRKFVEIEKSAGKTAKGGTAHAVLDLIGKLYGVERQAEKQKLDPEQIKSLRAEKSRPILDKLKALLDARSATTPPKSLLGKAIGYALKQWDHLGVYLEDGRLRPDNNLAENATRPFAVGRKNWLFSGHPRGAGASAAIYSLIETAKTNGLEPYRYLRQLFEHLPAATTDAQRKALLPQHIDPQSLTIPA